From one Microbacterium sp. 10M-3C3 genomic stretch:
- a CDS encoding methylated-DNA--[protein]-cysteine S-methyltransferase, giving the protein MTRYRMTVHPTPIGPVRIVLADDRLLALGVLDRPDDPRGWEALVRQLGVVPDDDAAAAASVTAELDAYFAGDLREFTVPVDLSLVRGFTRTALEAVRRIPYGETAAYGEVAAMAGSPRASRAVGTACATTPISLIVPVHRVIRADGSIGPYGGHPEVKRFLLELEDVPGV; this is encoded by the coding sequence ATGACCCGCTACCGCATGACCGTCCACCCGACACCCATCGGGCCGGTGCGCATCGTCCTCGCCGACGACCGGCTCCTCGCCCTCGGCGTGCTCGACCGGCCCGACGATCCGCGCGGCTGGGAGGCTCTCGTTCGGCAGCTCGGCGTCGTGCCCGACGACGACGCCGCGGCCGCCGCATCCGTCACCGCCGAGCTCGACGCCTACTTCGCCGGCGACCTGCGGGAGTTCACGGTGCCGGTCGACCTCTCCCTCGTGCGCGGGTTCACGCGCACAGCGCTCGAGGCCGTGCGCAGGATCCCGTACGGCGAGACCGCCGCGTACGGCGAGGTGGCGGCAATGGCCGGCTCGCCGCGTGCGTCGCGTGCGGTGGGCACCGCGTGCGCGACGACGCCGATCTCGCTCATCGTGCCGGTGCACCGCGTGATCCGCGCCGACGGCTCGATCGGCCCGTACGGCGGGCATCCGGAGGTCAAGCGATTCCTGCTGGAGCTGGAGGACGTGCCGGGCGTGTAG
- a CDS encoding sodium/solute symporter (Members of the Solute:Sodium Symporter (SSS), TC 2.A.21 as described in tcdb.org, catalyze solute:Na+ symport. Known solutes for members of the family include sugars, amino acids, nucleosides, inositols, vitamins, urea or anions, depending on the system.) has protein sequence MNDVLAAVHATVQSAVQTVENNPVLNISIFGAFVAVTLFIVIRASRNNKTAADYYAAGRSFTGPQNGFAISGDYLSAASFLGICGAIAINGYDGFLYSIGFLVAWLVALLLVAELMRNTGKFTMADVLSFRLKERPVRMAAAITTLAVCFFYLLAQMAGAGGLVSLLLGIGDAVGQSIVVAVVGVLMIVYVLIGGMKGTTWVQIVKAFLLIGGALVMTIWVLAINGFNLNTLLESAVAASPKGEAILGPGLQYGANPWDFVSLALALVLGTAGLPHVLMRFYTVPTAKEARRSVVWAIWLIGLFYLLTLVLGYGAGALVGPETIAAAPGGVNAAAPLLALELGGPILLGFISAVAFATILAVVAGLTITAAASFAHDIYANVVKKGNVPPDGEVKVARRTVIVIGVLAIIGGIGVQGQNVAFLVALAFAVAASANLPTILYSLFWRRFTTRGAVWSMYGGLAAAVILIFLSPVFWGTPTSVFKGTGAAIWPFNNPGIVSIPLGFFLGWLGSVTSPKGGEDKRKAAEMDVRSLTGFGAEKATSH, from the coding sequence ATGAACGACGTACTCGCAGCGGTGCACGCCACCGTGCAGTCCGCGGTGCAGACCGTGGAGAACAATCCCGTCCTCAACATCTCGATCTTCGGCGCGTTCGTCGCGGTGACGCTGTTCATCGTCATCCGCGCGAGCCGCAACAACAAGACCGCCGCCGACTACTACGCGGCGGGGCGCTCGTTCACCGGCCCGCAGAACGGCTTCGCGATCTCGGGCGACTACCTGTCCGCTGCATCCTTCCTCGGCATCTGCGGCGCCATCGCGATCAACGGCTACGACGGGTTCCTCTACTCGATCGGCTTCCTCGTGGCGTGGCTCGTCGCGCTGCTGCTGGTGGCCGAGCTCATGCGCAACACGGGCAAGTTCACGATGGCCGACGTGCTGTCGTTCCGCCTGAAGGAGCGGCCGGTGCGGATGGCCGCGGCCATCACGACGCTCGCGGTGTGCTTCTTCTATCTGCTCGCCCAGATGGCCGGGGCGGGCGGTCTCGTGTCGCTGCTGCTGGGCATCGGCGACGCCGTCGGGCAGTCGATCGTCGTCGCCGTCGTCGGCGTACTGATGATCGTGTACGTGCTGATCGGCGGCATGAAGGGCACCACGTGGGTGCAGATCGTGAAGGCGTTCCTCCTCATCGGCGGCGCGCTCGTCATGACGATCTGGGTGCTCGCGATCAACGGGTTCAACCTCAACACGCTGCTCGAGTCGGCGGTGGCGGCCTCTCCCAAGGGCGAGGCCATCCTCGGACCGGGCCTGCAGTACGGCGCGAACCCGTGGGACTTCGTCTCGCTCGCTCTCGCGCTCGTGCTCGGCACGGCGGGCCTGCCGCACGTGCTGATGCGCTTCTACACGGTGCCCACCGCGAAGGAGGCGCGCCGTTCGGTCGTGTGGGCGATCTGGCTGATCGGCCTGTTCTACCTGCTGACCCTCGTGCTCGGCTACGGCGCGGGAGCGCTCGTCGGGCCGGAGACGATCGCCGCGGCCCCCGGTGGCGTGAACGCGGCGGCGCCGCTCCTCGCCCTCGAGCTCGGCGGCCCGATCCTGCTCGGCTTCATCTCCGCCGTCGCCTTCGCGACGATCCTCGCGGTCGTCGCGGGCCTCACGATCACCGCGGCGGCGTCGTTCGCGCACGACATCTACGCGAACGTGGTGAAGAAGGGGAACGTGCCGCCCGACGGCGAGGTGAAGGTCGCCCGGCGCACCGTCATCGTGATCGGCGTGCTGGCGATCATCGGCGGCATCGGGGTGCAGGGGCAGAACGTCGCGTTCCTCGTCGCGCTCGCCTTCGCGGTCGCCGCATCCGCGAACCTGCCGACGATCCTCTACTCGCTGTTCTGGCGACGGTTCACCACGCGTGGCGCGGTGTGGAGCATGTACGGCGGTCTTGCCGCCGCGGTGATCCTCATCTTCCTGTCGCCGGTGTTCTGGGGCACGCCCACGAGCGTGTTCAAGGGGACGGGCGCGGCGATCTGGCCGTTCAACAACCCCGGCATCGTGTCGATCCCGCTCGGGTTCTTCCTCGGGTGGCTCGGCTCGGTGACCTCGCCCAAGGGTGGAGAGGACAAGCGGAAGGCGGCCGAGATGGACGTGCGCTCGCTCACCGGCTTCGGTGCCGAGAAGGCGACGTCGCACTAA